GGGCTTGCCGCTCAGCCCGTAGGCTGGACAAAGACCAACGCCTTTACGGTGACATGGTCCAGCTTCCCGGACCTTTCGGGCATTGGCGGCGCCTATTACAAGCTCAACGCCGAGCCGGCCTCACCGACCGACGGCACCTATGTGGCCGGCGCGACCAATCAGCTCACCGGCATCCAGGTGCCGGGGGAGGGCAAGCACACCGTCTACCTGTGGCTGCGCGATGGCGCCGGCAACGCCAATCACCTTACCCGCAACGTGCTCAATCAGGCGCTCTGGCTGGATACCACGCCTCCCACGACCACACATGTGCTCACCGGCAGCCTGGGATTGAACGGCTGGTACACCTCGCCGGTACAGGTGGGGCTGACCGCCGTGGATGCCCTCTCCGGTGTGGATCGCTATTTCCATCGGATCGTTGGCGTCAGTGATTGGGCCGAGGGCCGGGTCTTTACCATCACTACCTCCGGCCGGCATTCCATCCAGTACTACGCGGTGGATGCGGCCGGCAATGAGGAATCCACCAAGACGGGCTTCGTGCGGGTGGACCTAGAGGCGCCGCCGGCGCCCATCAATCTGCGCGCCGAACAGATCGGCTGGCAGAGCGAGAACAGCTTCAGCGTGACCTGGGACAATCCTCTGGATACCTCACTCATCGGCGCGGCCTATTACAAACTGGGCGCGCCCCCGGCCGGCCCGGAGGACGGCACGCTGGTCCCGAACTTGCTGTCGCCGCGCATTGACGGCATCCGGGTGCCGGCGGAGGGCAAGCATGACCTCTACGTCTGGCTCAGGGATAATGCCGGCAACCTCGACCACACCCATTATGCCTATGTGCCGCAGGCGTTCTGGTACGATGCTACCCCGCCCACGACCACGTACACCATCACCGGCACGCCTGGGTTCGCCGACTGGTACCGTTCCCCCGTCAGCATCACCCTGAGCGCGGCAGATGCCGGCTCCGGGGTGCTCAGCACGGTCTATCGGGTGAACGGCGGGCTGTGGCAGACGGGCACAGCGCTGAGCATCTCGGCCGAGGGCACCCATACGGTGCAGTTTTATTCCATTGATCAGGCCGGCAACAGCGAGCCGCTCCGCACCCTGACGGTGAAAATTGACACCCGCGCCCCCAGCTCGACGGTGGTGGGGCCGACGGCCATCTATCAGGAGGAAAACGTCTTCACCGTGTCGTGGTCGGGCAGTGACCCCGACCCTGGTTCCGGCCTGCTGGGGTACGACATCCAGTATCGGATGGGCCGGCTGGGTACCTGGACCACCTGGCGCACGGCCACCGATGAGACCTCCGGCCTGTTCGCCGGCCAGCGCGGCCGCTTGTACTTCTTCCGCTCGCGGGCGCGCGACCGCGCCGGCAACGAGGAAGCGTACCCGGCCGGCGACGGCGATCGCATGGTCTATATCGAGCCGGTGGCGAACGGCCGCTTTGAGACCCGCGACCTGACTTCCTGGACGCACGGCGGTGAGCTGGGCCGGCGGGTCGAATCGCTGAGCACCCACGGCGGCGGCACCAGCTACATGGTCATCCTGGGCAACCCAGAGCTGGGGCCCTGCTACGACAACCAGCCCTCCACTCTGCCGGTCGGCTCTGCCTACATCTCCCAAACCGTGTATGTGCCGGCGCCCCCCGATGTAGTTGCGCCAAAACTGCATTTCTGGTATCGTATCATGACGTACGACGTGGTGTGGAGCGAGCGCTATCAGCGCTACTATGATTCGTTCGATGTGGAGCTCGCTGTTGGCGGGACAACGCGACTGCTCCTGCGCGACGGCAACTTCGATCCGAATCAGGTCGGCGCCGGCAAGCCGGTCGTGGACCTGGGCTGGAAGGAGGGCGTGATCGATCTCTCGACATACGCCGGCCAGACGATCACCCTGTACTTCCGCAACAGCAATCGCGTGGACAACTACTTCAACACCTGGACCTATCTGGATGACATTTCCATCACCGATTCGGTCACCGGCTATAAGGTGCAGGTGCCGCTGGTGATGCGCGCGCTGGCCGGCACCGCCATGGGAAAGACGCAGATAGGGGCGGCCGGCGGCCCGCGATAATCTCTTTGGAAAGGCGCGAGGATGACCTGTCCGTATCTGGGGACATTGGAGAACCGTGAGAAGCATTACGACTATCCCACCGACGAGAACGTCTGCTACGCCGGCGGGAACGGCGCATCCCCGATGACGGTCGGCGCTGTCCATCAACAGCGCTACTGCTTATCCGATGCGTTCGAGGAATGCACCTTTTACCGCCAGGCGCAGTCCCCAGCCGCAACCGGCCCCTCCGACTTGATGTCCTTATCCCCGGCCGAGCTGTATGAGCGCGGCATGACCCATTACCGCCGGCGCGAGTGGGTGGAGGCGCGCACCTATTTTCGCCGGCTGAAGGAGATCGAACCCACCCGCAAGGGCATTGATGATCTGTTGGAAGACCTCAACCTCTTCATCCAACTGCAGTCGGTGCGGGCGCCGGTCGAGCCAGAGGCCGGCCTTGCCGAACTGCTGGCAGAGGCCACGGCGCAGGCCATGGGCGCGGAGCCGACTGATGAGACGGAAGAGGAAAGGCTGTCGCCGGTTCCTGCCGCTGTCCCCGCGCCGGCCGGCCGTCGGCCGTTTGCCGGCAGAACCATGGGGATCATCATCAGCATCGCCATCGTGATCATCGCGGCGCTGATCGCGGTCTTTGCCGGCAATCCCCCGCTGGTGGGCCGGCGCGCCAGCGAGGCCGAGGCCATCGCGCTCTACAACCGGGGCCAGGCACGCCTGGCGGTGGCGGATTACGACGAAGCCATCGCCATCTTTGAGCAACTGCTGGAGATGGAACCGGACAACCGCGAGGCCCAGGCGGCGCTGGAGCGGGCGAAGAAGCTCAAGACCCTGGATCAGCTCTATCAGGAGACGCAGGCGTTATTGAAGGAGGAGCAGTGGGATAAGGCGGCGGAAAAACTGCGGGCCATCTTGGAGCTGGACCCGAACTACAAGGATGCCTATGCCCTGCTCTCGGATGTGGAGCGCAAGCGCCGGCTGATTGCCCTCTTCGAACAGGGGAAGACCAACTTCGAGCTGGGAAACTGGGCGGCCGCCGCTTCCGATTTCGAACAACTGCGCACCCTGGACCCGACATTCCACGCCGATGAGGTGCAGGAATATCTGTTCCAATCCTATATGAACGACGGCCGCGCCTTGATCGAGGGGGCCGGCGAAGCGCTGGACCCCATCAAAGAGGCGCTCCAGCGCTTTGCCAGTGCACTGGGTATCCATCCGCGGGATAAGCAGGCCGCCGAGGAGCGCCGGCTGGCTACCTTATACCTGGATGGGCGGCAGGCGTACATCAAAGGTAATTGGGATCTGGCTGTCCAGAAGGTGCGCGAGGTGTACTCGGCACGGCCCGATTATGCCGGCGGATGGGCGGCGCGCACCCTATACTCGGCCTATGTCCAGCGCGGCAACCAGTTCATGAGCGCCGGCGACTGCCAGTCCGCCCTGGACATGTTCACGCTGGCGTTGGCAGTGGAGGTGCCGGACCGCAGTGTGGCGCAGGAGCGCGCCGCGGAGGCGCAAAACTGCATCACGCCGCCCACGCCAACCCCGACCATGACGCCGACCTTCACGCCGACCGTGCCTCCGACGCCCACCCGGCCGGCCACGCCGACCCCAGTGCCAACCGCCACTTTCACGCCGGCGCCGCCGCCACCCACCCAGCCGCCGCCGCCACCGCCGCCCACTCCCACGCCCCCGCGCTGAGGCGGCAGGCATGGGCCGGCGGATAAAGCTGTTCCGATAGGTGTACTCTCGGCGCCATGGTCACGCGATCATGGCGCTTGCCTTATATGCAGGAAGGCAAGGAACAATAACCCTTACCCCTGGCCCCTTCCCCCACATGGAGGAAAGGGATCGGGGATGGGGCGTATGGACCGGATTGACAGCTATATGTTTCTCAACGCCCTCTTGCAGGAAGGCGTCGTGTCATGAGGAGAAATCCCTACCGCCTGCGGTATATGATCATGCTGGCAGTGCTGAGCTTCACTGCCCCGCTGGTGTGGGCGGCCGCGCTGTACATGCCGGCGCCGGCCGGGAGCTGGGTGCCGGCCGGCGGGCCCCAGGCGCCGGCACTGCAGATGGTGATGGTGCCGGGCCGGCAGGGCGGGAACTGGCTGGCCGTCGGCTTCGAGGGCGAGGGGGTGTGGAGCTTGCCGGCCGGCCCATTGAGAGATACGGACTGGTCCCGGCTGGGGGAAGGACTGCCGCGTTCCCTGGCCGATGGGATATCGGCCGTCGCACTGGCCCGGTTGGCGGATGGGCGTCTGCTGGCCATGCTGGTGGATGGGAGGATATGGGTGCTGGAGGAAGAAACAGGGGAGTGGCGGTCAGCGACCTCGCCGGTGTATCCGCCGCGCGCCGGCCTCCTGAGCGCCGGCGCCAGCGGCGCGCTCTATTTCGCGCTCCACACTCTGCTGTACCGCAGTGACGACGCCGGCCAGCATTGGAGCAAACTGTCCCCGCCCCCGCAAAGTGCGGATATCATGTGTCTGCTAGCGGATGGGCCGGCCCCCGGCATGCTGGCCATTGGCACGCGCGCCGGCGAGCTTCTCATCACCTCGGCGGACAGCGTCTCCTGGCAGACCGTTGGATCGCTGGGGCAGGGGGCGGTCTGCCGCGCTCTGGCCGGCGACGGCCAAGGCGGCCTGTATGCGGCGACTTCTGTCGGCCTGTACCACTGGCGGCAGGAGAATGGGAGATGGGTCGCGGATGCAGTGGATTTCGCCGGCGAGGATGTTGTCGCTGTCCTGATCGCCGGCTCGCGCCCATCCATGCGTTTTGCGGCCCTACGGCACGGGGGTGTATGGATGCGGCAGGGGGAGGATGACGCGTGGAAGCCCGTGGGAAGCGGGTTGGAGCATCTGGAGCTGAGGGCGCTGGCGCTCGATGAAGAGAGCGGCGCGCTGTACGCCGGCACGCCGCGCGGGGTATGGTGGACGCTGATCGAACTGCCGCCGGCAGAGCCGTCTCCGCCGGCGGTGAAGCAGACGCCGTCCCTCACACCTACCGCCAGCCCGACCCATACCCGCACGCCCACCCCGATGCCTGCCCGCACGCGCACGTCCAGCCCGACAGCTACCAGGACCGTGACTCGACCGACTGCGGCGCGCTCGCCGACGGCGACCAGCACCTTCACCCCATCGGCCTCGCCCTCGCCGACGAGCACTGCCAGCCCGACGTCCACGCCGCGCCCGGCCGCGACCAGCACGCCCACGGAGACGCCGGCGCCTACACCGACCGATACGCCGGCCCGGCCGGC
This genomic window from Anaerolineae bacterium contains:
- a CDS encoding tetratricopeptide repeat protein; the protein is MTCPYLGTLENREKHYDYPTDENVCYAGGNGASPMTVGAVHQQRYCLSDAFEECTFYRQAQSPAATGPSDLMSLSPAELYERGMTHYRRREWVEARTYFRRLKEIEPTRKGIDDLLEDLNLFIQLQSVRAPVEPEAGLAELLAEATAQAMGAEPTDETEEERLSPVPAAVPAPAGRRPFAGRTMGIIISIAIVIIAALIAVFAGNPPLVGRRASEAEAIALYNRGQARLAVADYDEAIAIFEQLLEMEPDNREAQAALERAKKLKTLDQLYQETQALLKEEQWDKAAEKLRAILELDPNYKDAYALLSDVERKRRLIALFEQGKTNFELGNWAAAASDFEQLRTLDPTFHADEVQEYLFQSYMNDGRALIEGAGEALDPIKEALQRFASALGIHPRDKQAAEERRLATLYLDGRQAYIKGNWDLAVQKVREVYSARPDYAGGWAARTLYSAYVQRGNQFMSAGDCQSALDMFTLALAVEVPDRSVAQERAAEAQNCITPPTPTPTMTPTFTPTVPPTPTRPATPTPVPTATFTPAPPPPTQPPPPPPPTPTPPR